In Alteromonas sp. RKMC-009, the genomic stretch GTGCTCGGAGGACGCTATGCCGACCGCACTTTGTACGGCACGTTAATCGTATCGTTAATTGCGGTTATTCTGCTGCTGGTGATCTTTACCGTTACCATGTCTTCTTCCATTGTCGTTGTGCCACTGATTTTCCTTTGGGGCATTGCCAGCTTCGCTGTGGTTCCACCGCTTCAATCATTGGTGGTTCAGGAGGCCAGCGAAGCGCCGAATCTGGCATCGGCCATGAACATTGGTGCGTTCAATCTTGGTAATGGGGTTGGCGCAGCTTTAGGTGGCGGCGTTATAAGTGCAGGTCTTGGATTACCAGCGGTAGCCTTAGCTGGCGCAGGCACCGCCTTACTTGGGCTACTCATGGTGTTAGTTGCCAGCAGAAAGAAAACAAGCTTTGCACTTGGCACCTAGCTGATATTAAACTTCAGAGCACCGGCTACCCGATGTTCGTGCCGGAACCAGCAAGGGGCTGACAAGCCCCTTCTCTCTCACCTTTTCCCCAATCCATATTTTCGGCAAGCCATACCTTCGGCTAAATTTTCCGCACATCCGTCTCAAAACCGGGACTTTTACATTTCAGGGTTATAGCGTAGAAATTGCAACAATATAACATCATCAAAAATAATAAGGTTCGGGGAACACATGTCATCCAGAAGACAGTTTTTGAAATATTCAGCGGCATTTGCCGCATCATTTACTGCTTTATCTTTATCTGCTCAGCAATTTGAAAGTCCGGTCGGTTCAGTTGAAACTGTTACGAAGGACGAAGCATTCTGGCAAAAGATCAGAGAACAGTACGATATTCAGAAAGAGATTATAAATCTCGAGCAGGGTTACTGGGGCAAGATGGCCAATCCGGTTCAACAGGCATTTTTTGACCACACCCGGCGGGTAAACCGCGAGATGTCGTGGTACGCCCGTAAGCACTTCAGTCAGGATTTACATGCTGCACGGGAAGCAGTAGCTGATGCCCTCAAAGTGAAAAAAGAAGAAGTCATGCTTACCCGCAATGCCACCGAATCATTTGTTGACCTGATTACTCAGTTTGATGATTTCTCATCTGGCGATGAGATCTTGTGGGCTGATACCGATTATCCTGCTTATCAGGACATGATGGCCTGGCTTAGCGCCGACCGTAAGGTAAAAGGTACCAAAATAAACCTTCCTGCCTATGGCGATGAACAGGACTATCTTGAGGCGTACCAACAGGCGTTCGAGCAACATCCGGACATAAAACTGATGTTGCTCACTCATGTCAGTAATCAACATGGCCTGGTGATGCCAGTAAGAAAAATTGCAGAAATGGCAAAGGAACGGGGCATCTATGTGATCTGTGACTGTGCGCAATCCTGGGGGCTGATTGACTTCACCATTGACGATCTTGGCGTAGACTGGGCCATTTTTAATCTTCACAAGTGGATTGGCTCGCCGGTAGGTGTCGGAGCACTTTATATGCGTCAGGGAACACTCTCTGCGGTGCGCCCGTTCCCGGGCGAAGATGCCGGCGACAGTGATGTATCGAACCGCATCCATCTGGCCACCTCCAATTTTGCCAGTTTCATGACCGTGCCCGATGCCCTCAATTTTCATAACAAAATAGGCGGCAAGAATAAGGAAGCCAGATTGCGCTATCTGTGGGAAAGCTGGACGCGGCCTCTGCGTGACAATACAGCGATTGAAATTTTTGGGGCCACATCTTCGACGAACGCATCGGGGATGGGAGGATTCAGACTTGCAGGGAAAACCAGCTATGAAGAAAACGCGGCCCTTCAGCTACAACTGGAAAAAGAGTTTGGCATTTTCACTGTGGTCAGAAAAGGTCTGTCCGCTGGCAGCAATATCCGCGTGACACCGCAAATTTTCACGCCGGTTGCCCACATGCAGAAGCTGGCAGAAGCGATCAATAAGATAACAGGCTGATAACAGGGCGCACCAGCGCCCTTGTTAAACGCCCTTCACCGTAATTGACGTAACATCACGTGATACCGCCACATCGCTGAGCAATTCGACAAAGTGCCTCACCTGTTGCGATTGCACAGGGGCGGCTTCTGGCAACTCACAATGTAACGAGGCATCACTGAGGCGCTCGTACACGACTTCCCGTCCACCAAGGTCAGCAAACTGACCGGCGTTCCTGATACGGTAATAATCATTAGCCAGTGTGATGGCGGGCATCGTAAGCAGTCCTTCATCAGTAACGCGTCTGACATTGCCACATACCAACATTTCCAGTGCGTCACCAACCGTTTGGCTTTGAATAAACGTAGCCAGTGGCTTAGGCCATTCGCGGCCCACATAGCGCTGTCGCACCACTTCTTTTAAATGGGCGTCGGTAAAACGCAAATAGTCCGGTGCATCCAGAATGGTGTTATCCCAGTTTATCAGTCCCGCCTGCTTGCGGTATTGCCACTCTTTAGCATACACAGGGAACAAAGTATCGAAACGGGCAACTTGCTGCTGAATGATGGTATCTACCTGAGCGCTGCCATCATTGTTCAGGGTAACCACGCTGTAGCCGGGCTGATAGGCAGCCAGCGACGGCACCTGCACATTCACCAGCCCGCCGGTGTCTTCAGGTTGTGCAATGTCGTACAGGTGCATGTGCCCTGCCATGTGCAACCGCAATCCTAGATCAGACAGGATCTGCGTTGTCGGTGCTGACGGCATACGTTTTAGTTGCATGCCGTTGTCTCCGAACAGCTCAGCCAGCTGCTTTCGTGTGTTGTCGTAGAAGTCCGCCATAGGAAAATGGCTGAACGCAATCAGGCGCTTATTTTGCTCTTCTGCCCGCTTTACCACGCCGGCAATCCAGTCAATGAGCTCAGGTTTATAGTCCACCAGCGCGTTGTAACCTGCATTCCCTGAACCATTAAATTCCAGCGACGATACTTTTCCTTTTGGTGTATACACATTGGCGTCGATAGCCAGTAGCCAAAGACCCTCTACCGGTTCAACCAGATAGCTGGCATCCGGCATGAAAATACAAGATTCCCCGTTCTCTTCATTCGGGTTGCTCTTCTCGCCCGTATTGCTTTCCTCACTCCCGCTTCCGGTGTCGCACCAGCGCCATCCACGCTTACTGACATCGGCTGTACCAAAGGGTGTTTCATACAACACATCCTGCGATGACGGGCTGAAGCCCTGTGATTTCAGGGATTCCATGATGTCAGCATAGCCCCATTCCCGCAGGGCATTGCTGCATTGCCATGCAGATTTATTCAGGCAATCAGGGTGGTCAGGACTCATCACCGCCACTTCTTTACCACTGCAATGCAGGAAGTCTTTCTTTCCTCCGGCGCGGGAGAAGGGTCGCACGGGGTCGTGGTTGCCGGTAATTGCAAAAAAGCGCATACCGTATTTGCCGGTGTATTCTGAGAGAATGTCAGCCAGCGCCCTCACATTGGCGGGCTGGCCGTCATCTGAAAAATCGCCGGGTAACGCCACCAGCTTAATGCCTTTGGCAGCAATCTCATCCAGTGCTGCGCGAAAAACAAAGTAGTTTTCATTAAACAGCCGCGTACTGTTGAGCTGTGCCTGCATGCTGCGCATCAACACCGGCGTTTGTGCTCCCTGCGAGCTGTCACCTGAGATCGGAGTATCTGCTATCAGTGGCAGTTCAGATGCATCCAAATCTTTAGCTGCAGCGAAGAAATCATGCAAGTGAATGTCTGCAAGAAAGGCAATTTGAACCGGTGCAGGCGTGTTCCCTGCAGTCTTGTTTTGTTCAGAGGGAGACTTGTCTGTTCCGCACCCGGCGAGACTAATGAGTAAAAGGAAAATAACCGGAAATTTCATAAAAGAACCTGTTTATGGATGGCTGACAGTCCGCAAGCACCTGGCGACTACTAATTTACAGACGATAAAGACAAACGAACGGGGACAAATTTTGTCACCTTATGTGACTGCCGGCTAATTGACTTAACTGTTAAGTACAATACTCACTTCACAGCCATCAGCAGTAAAGCGATGCTGATAGGTCCAGCCAAGCTTGGCTGTGACCCTTTTTACCAGTTCCAGGCCGAGACCGTAACCTGATTCGTCGTTTCCTACCGGGTCATTATACTGTTCTGCATTGTCTTCACGGTTGACGATCGTCAGGGTATGACCAGACTGGCTTATGGTAACCATACCACTTTGGGTATGCTGAAATGCGTTACGGATAAGGTTACCGCATACAATGCGAAGGGCTGTCGGCGGGATAGAGCAAACGACATTGTCCGTGGCGAGTTCCACGTTCACCTGTTTTCCGGTCAGCAAATACTGTAAATCCTGCACCAGCGCAGACAACATACCTCCCGGCTGAATGTCAGATACGGCCAGTTCATCGTGATCCTGACGGCTAAGCCAAAGCAGGGTTTCAGTAAGATCGGTCATAGTATGGGAAGCATGGTCAATGCGACGGATGGCGTTTGCGCCTTTTGACGGCCCTTTTTCTTCCAGTTTATGCAACAACTCCACACTGGAACGGATAACCGCAATAGGCGTGCGAAGTTCATGGCTGGCGTGGGAAACAAACTCCCGCTCTCTCACCAGTCCTTCCCGCACATGTTGCAGGCTGGAATGGACAATACCCGCCAGTTCATTAAGCTCCTGATATTTGAATTCCGGCACAGGTTGTTCCAGCGTTTGTTCATTAAGCCCCTGTGCCCATAACCGCAGTCTTTCCACGGGCCTGGATACGCTGCGCAGCAGGATCATCAGCACCCCGGCGAACAACACCAGCACGCCCAGCCCCAGGAGCATGGACCAGCCTTCATGGGAAATCATGAATT encodes the following:
- a CDS encoding aminotransferase class V-fold PLP-dependent enzyme, encoding MKYSAAFAASFTALSLSAQQFESPVGSVETVTKDEAFWQKIREQYDIQKEIINLEQGYWGKMANPVQQAFFDHTRRVNREMSWYARKHFSQDLHAAREAVADALKVKKEEVMLTRNATESFVDLITQFDDFSSGDEILWADTDYPAYQDMMAWLSADRKVKGTKINLPAYGDEQDYLEAYQQAFEQHPDIKLMLLTHVSNQHGLVMPVRKIAEMAKERGIYVICDCAQSWGLIDFTIDDLGVDWAIFNLHKWIGSPVGVGALYMRQGTLSAVRPFPGEDAGDSDVSNRIHLATSNFASFMTVPDALNFHNKIGGKNKEARLRYLWESWTRPLRDNTAIEIFGATSSTNASGMGGFRLAGKTSYEENAALQLQLEKEFGIFTVVRKGLSAGSNIRVTPQIFTPVAHMQKLAEAINKITG
- a CDS encoding metallophosphoesterase family protein, with product MKFPVIFLLLISLAGCGTDKSPSEQNKTAGNTPAPVQIAFLADIHLHDFFAAAKDLDASELPLIADTPISGDSSQGAQTPVLMRSMQAQLNSTRLFNENYFVFRAALDEIAAKGIKLVALPGDFSDDGQPANVRALADILSEYTGKYGMRFFAITGNHDPVRPFSRAGGKKDFLHCSGKEVAVMSPDHPDCLNKSAWQCSNALREWGYADIMESLKSQGFSPSSQDVLYETPFGTADVSKRGWRWCDTGSGSEESNTGEKSNPNEENGESCIFMPDASYLVEPVEGLWLLAIDANVYTPKGKVSSLEFNGSGNAGYNALVDYKPELIDWIAGVVKRAEEQNKRLIAFSHFPMADFYDNTRKQLAELFGDNGMQLKRMPSAPTTQILSDLGLRLHMAGHMHLYDIAQPEDTGGLVNVQVPSLAAYQPGYSVVTLNNDGSAQVDTIIQQQVARFDTLFPVYAKEWQYRKQAGLINWDNTILDAPDYLRFTDAHLKEVVRQRYVGREWPKPLATFIQSQTVGDALEMLVCGNVRRVTDEGLLTMPAITLANDYYRIRNAGQFADLGGREVVYERLSDASLHCELPEAAPVQSQQVRHFVELLSDVAVSRDVTSITVKGV
- a CDS encoding sensor histidine kinase, whose product is MVRGFSLSLRRYILIALLVMGTVVISGFSVLAMMNFFAGMDGVMRGNMIAAARVSQVEPGKPQEVLSFIIAADWKDFPDSVKTKFNPDKLRPFHLHKAVERSFIFFRPSSAVFVVKIADRHGRYPDRYVAQVFDSLKLDDEPEFMISHEGWSMLLGLGVLVLFAGVLMILLRSVSRPVERLRLWAQGLNEQTLEQPVPEFKYQELNELAGIVHSSLQHVREGLVREREFVSHASHELRTPIAVIRSSVELLHKLEEKGPSKGANAIRRIDHASHTMTDLTETLLWLSRQDHDELAVSDIQPGGMLSALVQDLQYLLTGKQVNVELATDNVVCSIPPTALRIVCGNLIRNAFQHTQSGMVTISQSGHTLTIVNREDNAEQYNDPVGNDESGYGLGLELVKRVTAKLGWTYQHRFTADGCEVSIVLNS